A single Oscillospiraceae bacterium DNA region contains:
- the proC gene encoding pyrroline-5-carboxylate reductase yields MCHYDTGGGDVRMRKIGFIGAGNMAYAIAKGIIKSGYDKSCLFAYDISKERIELFKGMGISASDIAELKTNCDILFLCIKPQTFEQVMPSLSGFDGLTVTIAAGISCSYIAKALGENARIIRIMPNTPLLLGEGACALCKTQSVAQEEMDFIFDIFSKMGTAVILDESQMNEIIGVHASSPAYIYLFAKSVVSSAVSQGIDEKTALELISSTLIGAGKMLKGEQTPDELIKAVSSPGGTTLAALKVFEDKKFAEIIDEAMKACTKRAYELEK; encoded by the coding sequence ATGTGCCATTATGATACAGGCGGCGGTGATGTCAGAATGAGAAAAATCGGTTTTATCGGCGCAGGAAATATGGCATATGCCATAGCAAAGGGAATAATAAAATCGGGATACGATAAATCCTGTCTTTTTGCTTACGATATAAGCAAGGAAAGAATTGAGCTATTTAAAGGTATGGGAATATCCGCATCGGATATTGCAGAGCTTAAGACTAACTGCGATATACTTTTCCTATGCATTAAGCCTCAGACCTTTGAGCAGGTAATGCCCTCTCTTTCGGGCTTTGACGGACTTACCGTTACAATAGCGGCAGGAATTTCCTGTTCATATATTGCCAAAGCCTTAGGAGAAAACGCAAGAATTATCCGTATAATGCCAAACACTCCTCTGCTTTTGGGCGAAGGTGCTTGCGCCCTTTGTAAAACACAAAGCGTAGCACAAGAGGAAATGGACTTTATTTTTGATATCTTTTCAAAAATGGGCACTGCCGTTATTCTTGACGAGTCCCAAATGAATGAAATTATAGGCGTACACGCAAGCTCTCCTGCCTATATATATCTTTTTGCAAAGTCTGTGGTAAGCTCCGCTGTAAGCCAAGGAATTGACGAAAAAACAGCGTTGGAGCTTATCAGCTCAACTCTTATAGGCGCAGGAAAAATGCTCAAGGGCGAGCAAACTCCCGACGAGCTTATAAAAGCTGTTTCCTCCCCCGGCGGAACAACTCTTGCGGCGCTTAAGGTTTTCGAGGATAAAAAATTTGCAGAAATTATAGACGAGGCTATGAAAGCCTGCACCAAGAGAGCCTACGAGCTTGAAAAATAA
- the scfB gene encoding thioether cross-link-forming SCIFF peptide maturase, producing MIHMYKMNGFNIVMDINSGAIHLLDDTSYELLEKFSDGLPEKLPADFDEKYTQAFEELTELKEEGLLFSEDFILENLSEYTENAPIKALCLHVAHDCNLRCDYCFAAKGDFKTGRCLMDFETGKKAIDFVIEHSGTRKNIEVDFFGGEPLMNFDVVKQIVDYTRGIEKQHNKNFRFTITTNGVLLSDDKIEYINKEMSNVVLSLDGRKSVNDRIRKRVDGSGSYDTIVPKYKKLVATRGDKDYYVRGTFTSYNLDFTEDIRAFLDEGFTQLSIEPAVTPESEPYALKKEHIPAICEEYERLAKFIVEEKKKGNSFNFFHFMIDLKGGPCIIKRLKGCGCGNEYIAVTPEGDIYPCHQFVGGDFKMGNVHTNELDLSIKNKFANESIYKKEDCKTCFAKYYCSGGCNANNHIYNGDILKPLEFSCELERKRVECAIMIQAAVMSE from the coding sequence ATGATACATATGTATAAAATGAACGGTTTCAATATCGTTATGGATATAAACAGCGGTGCAATTCATTTGCTTGACGATACAAGCTATGAGCTTTTAGAAAAATTCAGCGACGGACTTCCCGAAAAGCTCCCTGCGGATTTTGACGAAAAATATACACAGGCTTTTGAAGAGCTGACAGAGCTTAAAGAAGAGGGTCTTTTATTTTCAGAGGATTTTATTCTTGAAAATCTTTCAGAGTATACTGAAAATGCGCCTATAAAGGCTCTTTGTCTGCACGTTGCTCACGACTGTAATCTTCGCTGTGATTACTGCTTTGCGGCAAAGGGTGATTTCAAAACAGGCCGTTGCCTTATGGATTTTGAAACAGGAAAAAAGGCTATTGATTTTGTTATTGAACATTCAGGCACAAGAAAAAATATAGAGGTTGACTTTTTCGGCGGAGAGCCTCTTATGAATTTTGATGTTGTTAAACAGATTGTAGACTATACAAGAGGTATAGAAAAACAGCATAACAAGAATTTCCGCTTTACCATTACTACAAATGGCGTACTGCTCAGTGATGATAAAATTGAGTATATAAACAAAGAGATGTCCAATGTTGTTTTATCCTTGGACGGCAGAAAGAGTGTAAATGACAGAATAAGAAAAAGAGTGGACGGAAGCGGCTCTTATGACACAATAGTACCCAAATATAAAAAGCTTGTTGCCACAAGAGGCGACAAGGATTACTATGTAAGGGGCACCTTTACAAGCTATAATCTTGACTTTACCGAGGATATAAGAGCGTTTTTGGATGAAGGCTTTACTCAGCTTTCCATTGAGCCTGCAGTAACTCCCGAAAGTGAGCCCTATGCTCTCAAAAAAGAGCATATTCCCGCAATTTGCGAGGAATATGAAAGACTTGCCAAATTTATTGTAGAAGAGAAGAAAAAGGGCAATAGCTTCAATTTCTTCCACTTTATGATAGACCTTAAAGGCGGTCCCTGTATAATCAAAAGATTAAAGGGCTGCGGCTGCGGTAATGAGTATATTGCCGTTACTCCCGAGGGTGATATTTACCCCTGCCACCAGTTTGTAGGCGGCGACTTTAAAATGGGAAATGTTCATACAAACGAGCTTGATTTAAGCATAAAAAATAAATTTGCCAACGAAAGTATTTATAAAAAAGAGGATTGCAAAACCTGTTTTGCAAAATATTATTGCAGCGGCGGCTGTAATGCAAACAACCATATCTATAACGGCGATATTCTTAAGCCCCTTGAATTTTCCTGTGAATTGGAGAGAAAACGTGTGGAATGTGCCATTATGATACAGGCGGCGGTGATGTCAGAATGA
- the scfA gene encoding six-cysteine peptide SCIFF gives MKHIKTISSKNLKATACKGGCGECQTSCQSACKTSCTVANQKCEK, from the coding sequence ATGAAACACATCAAAACAATAAGCTCTAAAAATCTTAAGGCTACAGCTTGCAAGGGTGGCTGCGGTGAGTGCCAGACTTCCTGCCAGTCAGCTTGTAAAACATCCTGCACTGTTGCAAATCAGAAGTGCGAGAAATAA
- a CDS encoding TIGR04086 family membrane protein has protein sequence MERTSGKEIRKGWGLPYNIILGGLIGAAISVLLSVIFAVILATTSIADSSISVFALICAVAGAFVGGFISANRIKKNGLVSGLLACVVFLFIMFSVKTMLTGFSNISMSALIYIAISLIASSVGGIFAVNRKRK, from the coding sequence ATGGAAAGAACATCAGGCAAGGAAATAAGAAAAGGTTGGGGTTTGCCCTATAATATTATTTTAGGCGGACTTATCGGTGCTGCAATTTCTGTGTTGCTTTCGGTTATTTTTGCCGTAATTTTAGCAACAACCTCAATAGCTGACAGCAGTATTTCTGTTTTTGCTCTTATATGCGCTGTTGCAGGTGCTTTTGTCGGCGGTTTTATAAGCGCAAACCGAATTAAAAAGAACGGCCTTGTCTCAGGTCTCTTAGCTTGCGTTGTATTTCTTTTTATTATGTTTTCAGTTAAAACAATGTTGACCGGCTTTTCAAATATCAGTATGTCAGCATTGATATATATTGCAATTTCGTTGATAGCCTCAAGCGTCGGCGGTATATTTGCAGTTAACAGAAAAAGAAAGTAG
- the yajC gene encoding preprotein translocase subunit YajC, which yields MLSSLALPILLLVALYFIMIRPQKKKEKETAKMRNELQIGDEVTTIGGIIGRVVQIKDQDQIVLETGADKNKIRIKRWAIQEKNTISD from the coding sequence ATGCTCAGCTCTTTAGCTCTTCCTATCCTTCTTCTTGTTGCTTTATACTTCATTATGATAAGACCTCAGAAGAAAAAGGAAAAAGAAACAGCTAAAATGAGAAACGAGCTACAAATCGGCGACGAGGTTACTACTATCGGCGGAATTATAGGCAGAGTTGTTCAGATTAAGGACCAAGACCAGATAGTTCTTGAAACAGGTGCTGATAAGAATAAAATCCGTATCAAGCGTTGGGCTATTCAAGAGAAAAATACTATTTCTGACTAA